A window of the Streptomyces sp. JB150 genome harbors these coding sequences:
- a CDS encoding glycine--tRNA ligase — MAADKIDTIVSLSKRRGFVFPCSEIYGGQRAAWDYGPLGVELKENIKRQWWRYMVTSREDVVGIDSSVILAPEVWVASGHVATFTDPLTECTSCHKRYRADHLEEAYEEKKGRAPENGLSDINCPNCGTKGQFTEPKQFSGLLSTHLGPTQDSGSVAYLRPETAQGIFTNFALVHTASRKKPPFGIAQMGKSFRNEITPGNFIFRTREFEQMEMEFFVKPGEDEQWHEYWMEQRWNWYTGLGLREENMRWYEHPKEKLSHYSKRTADIEYRFQFGGSEWGELEGVANRTDYDLTAHSKASGQDLAYYDQEAGERWTPYVIEPAAGVGRTMLAFLLDAYVEDEAPNAKGKMEKRTVLRLDHRLAPVKAAVLPLSRNAELSPKAKGLAQALRQHWNIEFDDAGAIGRRYRRQDEIGTPYCVTVDFDTLDDNAVTVRERDSMKQERVSLDQIEGYLAARLIGC; from the coding sequence GTGGCCGCCGACAAGATCGACACCATCGTCAGCCTGAGCAAGCGCCGTGGCTTCGTTTTCCCCTGTAGTGAGATCTACGGCGGTCAGCGTGCCGCCTGGGACTACGGGCCGCTCGGTGTCGAGCTGAAGGAGAACATCAAGCGCCAGTGGTGGCGCTACATGGTGACGTCGCGTGAGGACGTCGTCGGTATCGACTCGTCCGTGATCCTCGCCCCCGAGGTCTGGGTCGCCTCCGGCCACGTCGCCACCTTCACCGACCCGCTCACCGAGTGCACCTCCTGCCACAAGCGCTACCGCGCGGACCACCTGGAGGAGGCCTACGAGGAGAAGAAGGGCCGCGCCCCGGAGAACGGCCTGTCCGACATCAACTGCCCGAACTGCGGCACCAAGGGCCAGTTCACCGAGCCCAAGCAGTTCTCGGGTCTCCTCTCCACCCACCTCGGCCCGACCCAGGACTCCGGCTCCGTCGCCTACCTGCGTCCCGAGACCGCCCAGGGCATCTTCACCAACTTCGCCCTGGTGCACACCGCTTCGCGCAAGAAGCCGCCGTTCGGCATCGCCCAGATGGGCAAGTCGTTCCGCAACGAGATCACGCCGGGCAACTTCATCTTCCGCACCCGCGAGTTCGAGCAGATGGAGATGGAGTTCTTCGTCAAGCCGGGCGAGGACGAGCAGTGGCACGAGTACTGGATGGAGCAGCGCTGGAACTGGTACACCGGCCTGGGTCTCCGTGAGGAGAACATGCGCTGGTACGAGCACCCCAAGGAGAAGCTCTCCCACTACTCCAAGCGCACCGCCGACATCGAGTACCGCTTCCAGTTCGGCGGCAGCGAGTGGGGCGAGCTGGAGGGTGTCGCCAACCGCACCGACTACGACCTCACCGCGCACTCCAAGGCCTCCGGCCAGGACCTGGCCTACTACGACCAGGAGGCCGGCGAGCGCTGGACGCCGTACGTCATCGAGCCCGCGGCCGGCGTCGGCCGCACCATGCTGGCCTTCCTCCTCGACGCGTACGTCGAGGACGAGGCGCCCAACGCCAAGGGCAAGATGGAGAAGCGCACCGTGCTGCGCCTGGACCACCGCCTCGCCCCGGTGAAGGCGGCCGTCCTGCCGCTGTCCCGCAACGCTGAGCTGTCCCCGAAGGCCAAGGGCCTCGCGCAGGCGCTGCGCCAGCACTGGAACATCGAGTTCGACGACGCCGGCGCCATCGGCCGCCGCTACCGCCGCCAGGACGAGATCGGTACGCCGTACTGCGTGACCGTCGACTTCGACACGCTGGACGACAACGCCGTGACCGTCCGCGAGCGGGACTCGATGAAGCAGGAGCGGGTTTCCCTGGACCAGATCGAGGGCTACCTGGCCGCGCGCCTGATCGGCTGCTAG